A stretch of DNA from Syntrophales bacterium:
AAACGATTCGCGAGATGGTAAGAAGGGGGATTGACGTAAATGTCGCTGCGCAAAAGTTGATGCCGGTGTTGAGTGTAAGTCAGGATTTCTTTGAGGAAGTAGCGAAGTTTAGAGCGGCGAGGAAGATTTGGGCTGAGACATTAAAAAGAGACTTTGGAGTTACCGACCAAAATGCATTATGCCTTAGATTTCACGCTAATATTGCAGGGTCAAGCTTTACACGACAGCAACCCTTAGTCAATCTTATGAGGGGGACTTTGGGTTGCCTGGCCGGTGTTCTTGGCGGCGCCATGGGCATCCAGGTCCCATCATACGATGAGGCATGGGCCACCCCATCAGAAGATGCGGCAACTCTTGCCGTCAGGACTCAGCAGATCATAAGGTATGAGTCCGGCGTGCCGAAGGTGGCTGATCCGATGGCAGGTTCTTATTATGTGGAGTGGCTGACTAATGAAATGGCGCAAAGGATTGAGGCAGAGGTTGACAAGATTGAAAAAATGGGCGGCTGGTTAGAGGCAATGCGGACCGGTTGGGTCAAGAGGGAACTGGAGAAAAGTCAGATAGCGTTGCAGGGGAAGATAGAAAGCGGGGAGAAGCCGGTTATCGGCGTTAACCGCTTTATCATTCCACCGGAAGAAGATTTCAAGCCCAAAAGGTATGCGCCTGATGTATCCAGGGAAGTTGAGCCTTATCTTGCTGAATATGTGGAATGGAGAGACAAAAAGAGGGACAAAGAAAAAGTGAAGAGGGCGTTGGAAAAGTTATACAATATCGCCGGGAAGACCAATGATAGTTTAGTCCCTTGCGTATTTGAAGCTTTGGAAGCTGACGTTACTTTTGCCGAGATAAGGGGAGTGTTAAGAATGGTTGATGGATTGGAATACGATTGGGCCGGTGAGAGAAAGAATCCTTTTTGAAGGTTGATAAGGGGACAAATGATCATGAGTAAGGAAAAGATAAAGGTAATAACGGCTAAGATCGGCACTGACGGCCATTATCGTGGGATTGAGGCTGTTACAAGAGCATTGCGTGATGCCGGGATGGAGGTAATTTATTTAGGCGCAGGCAGGAGAGTAGAAGAAGTGGTAACGGCGGTGATTCAAGAAGATGCCGACGTTTTGGGGCTAAGCTTCTTATGTGGCGGCCATATGCAGGCTATGCGAAGGGTGATGGCTCGGGTAAAGGAAGAAAATCTGGGACATGTTTTGGTCGTGGTGGGCGGAATCATTTATGATGACGAAATTCCAGAGATGAAAGAATTAGGCGTTGCCGAGGTG
This window harbors:
- a CDS encoding cobalamin-dependent protein (Presence of a B(12) (cobalamin)-binding domain implies dependence on cobalamin itself, in one of its several forms, or in some unusual lineages, dependence on a cobalamin-like analog.); amino-acid sequence: MSKEKIKVITAKIGTDGHYRGIEAVTRALRDAGMEVIYLGAGRRVEEVVTAVIQEDADVLGLSFLCGGHMQAMRRVMARVKEENLGHVLVVVGGIIYDDEIPEMKELGVAEVFLPGTPLKHNIVDYVSREVEKRRAFSEK
- a CDS encoding methylmalonyl-CoA mutase family protein yields the protein MSDQLRKEKITEAYREAVTDFKTDSGIPVKGLYTQDDLAEINVHEDIGLPGEYPFTRGHHPKMYRGKLWNIRNITGLSTPKAYNERLRYLIGQGMTAIECELDNPTFYGLEPDQLAADGHLGVCGTCLHSLKDVEEMLEGLPLDALSFSSAPAVPDVSQAYILTAMKHGCDISKLRGLALIPHFYLFNTCVPDQEYITFLNGRTSTIFRWSNDFLEYVCRNLSKWNGWYSSGYDIREAFCDAVQEIAYSIAIRNETIREMVRRGIDVNVAAQKLMPVLSVSQDFFEEVAKFRAARKIWAETLKRDFGVTDQNALCLRFHANIAGSSFTRQQPLVNLMRGTLGCLAGVLGGAMGIQVPSYDEAWATPSEDAATLAVRTQQIIRYESGVPKVADPMAGSYYVEWLTNEMAQRIEAEVDKIEKMGGWLEAMRTGWVKRELEKSQIALQGKIESGEKPVIGVNRFIIPPEEDFKPKRYAPDVSREVEPYLAEYVEWRDKKRDKEKVKRALEKLYNIAGKTNDSLVPCVFEALEADVTFAEIRGVLRMVDGLEYDWAGERKNPF